In one Pelecanus crispus isolate bPelCri1 chromosome 12, bPelCri1.pri, whole genome shotgun sequence genomic region, the following are encoded:
- the LOC104035054 gene encoding C-C motif chemokine 3-like 1 — MKTSTAALAVLFVVVPCYQITSLPASVNFSGPCCIQYHTKVFPSSRVVIYEHTGSQCFQPAVM; from the exons ATGAAGACCTCCACAGCTGCCCTTGCTGTACTTTTTGTGGTTGTCCCCTGCTACCAGA TAACTTCTCTTCCAGCTTCTGTCAACTTTTCTGGTCCCTGCTGCATCCAATACCACACCAAAGTGTTTCCCTCAAGCCGTGTGGTGATATATGAGCACACAGGCAGCCAGTGCTTCCAGCCAGCTGTGATGTAA
- the LOC104034624 gene encoding C-C motif chemokine 4 homolog isoform X2: MKVSVAALTVLIATFCYQTSAAPVGSDPPTSCCFTYISRQLPRSFVVDYYETNSLCSQPAVKGREVCANPEQDWVQQYMNELELN; encoded by the exons ATGAAGGTCTCTGTGGCTGCCCTCACTGTTCTCATCGCCACCTTCTGCTACCAGACCTCCGCTGCACCAG TTGGCTCTGACCCACCAACTTCCTGCTGCTTCACCTACATCTCCCGGCAGCTGCCCCGCAGCTTCGTGGTGGACTACTATGAGACCAACAGCCTGTGCTCCCAGCCAGCCGTC AAGGGCCGCGAAGTCTGCGCCAACCCCGAGCAGGACTGGGTCCAGCAGTACATGAatgagctggagctgaactga
- the LOC104034624 gene encoding C-C motif chemokine 4 homolog isoform X1, which produces MKVSVAALTVLIATFCYQTSAAPVGSDPPTSCCFTYISRQLPRSFVVDYYETNSLCSQPAVVFVTKKGREVCANPEQDWVQQYMNELELN; this is translated from the exons ATGAAGGTCTCTGTGGCTGCCCTCACTGTTCTCATCGCCACCTTCTGCTACCAGACCTCCGCTGCACCAG TTGGCTCTGACCCACCAACTTCCTGCTGCTTCACCTACATCTCCCGGCAGCTGCCCCGCAGCTTCGTGGTGGACTACTATGAGACCAACAGCCTGTGCTCCCAGCCAGCCGTCGT ATTTGTCACAAAGAAGGGCCGCGAAGTCTGCGCCAACCCCGAGCAGGACTGGGTCCAGCAGTACATGAatgagctggagctgaactga
- the LOC104034625 gene encoding E3 ubiquitin-protein ligase TRIM39-like, producing MALAGALERLQEEAICPICLEYMSEPVSVDCGHNFCRGCIAKHCQEKGLWADGPFSCPQCRASCHRSGFRPNRQLANIVESIRQLGLRGGLGTEPGPGTPLCAQHDERLKLFCEEDEEAICVVCRESLHHRSHTVYPIEEAAQVYKVKLQKSLEHLSKEVEDVKKRESAERMKTQECKETVKKKREKIVSEFGKLHRLLADEEKLLLQKLEEEEKRILLMINENLARLVEQKSLLEELILEIKEKTQQPADGLLKDMKNILSRCEGVKFQSPKAVSVTLKENYSIPERCLGMRDMLKKFKVDVTLDPETAHPELTLSEDRKSVRRGSKKLLLSLFDIPKRFGTTPVVLGSQVFFSGRCYWEVQVGDKPEWGLGLCRESASRKGNILFSPNNGYWVLWLQNGGNYEALTSPISPLTLSVRPRRIGIFLDYEAGEISFYNVSDRSHIYTFTDKFSGNLRPLFFLGGFLGGRNTEPLVISWVRDTQGSGCIVL from the exons ATGGCCCTGGCGGGTGCCCTGGAgcggctgcaggaggaggccatctgtcccatctgcctggagTACATGAGCGAGCCCGTCAGCGTCGACTGCGGGCACAACTTCTGCCGGGGCTGCATTGCCAAGCACTGCCAGGAGAAGGGTCTCTGGGCCGATGGGCCCTTCTCCTGCCCGCAGTGCCGGGCCTCCTGCCACCGCAGCGGCTTCCGACCCAACAGGCAGCTGGCCAACATCGTGGAGAGCAtcaggcagctggggctgcggggtggcCTGGGAACGGAGCCAGGGCCGGGAACCCCACTCTGCGCCCAACACGACGAGCGCCTCAAGCTCTTCTGTGAGGAGGACGAGGAAGCCATCTGCGTGGTGTGCCGGGAGTCCCTGCACCACCGCTCGCACACCGTCTACCCCATCGAGGAGGCTGCGCAGGTGTACAAG gTCAAACTCCAGAAATCCCTGGAGCATCTTTCGAAGGAAGTGGAGGATGTGAAGAAACGTGAGTCAGCAGAAAGGATGAAAACCCAGGAGTGCAAG GAGACGGTGAAGAAAAAGCGGGAGAAGATTGTGAGCGAGTTCGGGAAGCTGCATCGGCTGCTGGCTGatgaggagaagctgctgctccagaagctggaggaggaggagaagcggATTCTGCTGATGATCAATGAAAACCTGGCCAGGCTGGTGGAGCAGAAGTCATTGCTGGAGGAGCTGATTCTGGAGATAAAGGAGAAGACCCAGCAGCCGGCTGATGGGCTACTCAAG GACATGAAAAACATCCTGAGCAG GTGTGAGGGGGTAAAGTTCCAGTCCCCCAAGGCTGTGTCCGTGACCCTCAAGGAAAACTACAGCATCCCTGAGCGCTGCCTGGGCATGAGGGACATGCTGAAGAAGTTCAAAG TGGACGTGACTCTGGACCCTGAGACAGCACACCCTGAGCTCACCCTGTCCGAGGACCGCAAGAGCGTGCGGCGTGGGAGCAAGAAGCTGCTTCTGTCCCTCTTCGACATCCCTAAGAGGTTCGGCACCACGCCGGTGGTGCTGGGGAGTCAGGTCTTCTTCTCAGGCCGCTGCTACTGGGAGGTGCAAGTGGGAGACAAGCCTGAGTGGGGCttggggctgtgcagggagtCTGCCAGCAGGAAAGGCAACATCCTCTTCTCCCCAAACAATGGCTActgggtgctgtggctgcaAAATGGGGGCAACTATGAGGCCCTCACCTCACCCATCTCCCCTCTGACCCTGAGCGTGAGACCTCGGCGCATCGGGATCTTCCTGGACTATGAAGCAGGAGAAATCTCCTTTTACAATGTGAGCGACCGCTCCCATATTTACACCTTCACCGACAAGTTTTCGGGGAACCTCCGGCCTCTCTTCTTCCTGGGTGGCTTTTTGGGGGGCAGAAATACAGAGCCCTTGGTGATCTCCTGGGTCAGGGACACGCAGGGGTCTGGGTGCATTGTCCTCTGA